The Polynucleobacter sp. MWH-UH2A DNA segment ATTTAGCCTATGGTCGTAAAAGAGCGCTAGAAATTGCTACTACTTTGGCGATGGAGCCGGAGCTGATGTTGTTGGATGAGCCCACTCAAGGTATGGGTCACGAGGACGTGGAGCGGGTGACCGAGCTGATTGATCGTGTGTCTAAAGGGCGAACCATTTTGATGGTTGAACACAATATGAAAGTAGTTTCTTCCATCGCCGATCGTATTACGGTATTGCAGCGTGGTTCCGTATTGGCTGAAGGTTCTTATCACGAAGTTTCCAATAACCCTCTAGTGGTTGAGGCTTATATGGGCAGCCATGGGGGAGATGCTTTATGACCATGGCGCTCGAGGTTAAAAATTTAGAATCTTGGTACGGCGAGTCACATATTTTGCATGGCGTGAATTTCGCCGTGCGAGACGGTGAAGTTGTTACCTTGTTGGGTAGAAACGGCGCTGGCCGAAGCACCATTCTGAAATCCATTTTGGGCTTAACAAGCAAAAGAACAGGCTCCGTTCAGGTATATGGGGCGGAAACCGTTGGGATGCCGACATACAAAATTGCACGCCTCGGGGTTGGTTTTTGTCCTGAAGAGCGAGGCATCTTTGCTAGCCTGAGCACTGAAGAGAACTTGCTCTTGTTGCCAGAAGTTGCGCCTGGCGGAATGGGCTTAGACGAAATCTATGAAATGTTCCCTAATCTGTATGAGCGCCGCAATAGCCCGGGAACACGACTTTCTGGTGGCGAACAGCAGATGTTAGCCATGGCTCGTATTTTGAGAACTGGGGCAAAGTTGCTTTTACTCGACGAGATTACTGAGGGCTTGGCACCGGTGATTGTGCAAAAGCTGGGCGAGGTGGTGACTAGCTTGCGTAACAAAGGTTTCACTATTGTGTTGGTTGAGCAAAACTTCCGTTTTGCTGCGCCTCTAGCGGATCGACACTATGTTGTTGAGCATGGAAATGTGGTTGAGGTTGTGCAGCAAAACGAGCTTGCTGAAAAAGCAACGCTATTAAATGAGTATTTAGGTGTTTAGTAGTTTTTATAGGAGATGGGTATGAAGTTAAAGCAAATTACCGCAAGTCTGGTTGCAGCGACCATGTTCGCTTCAAACCCAGTTTTTGCACAAAGTGGGTCCAAAGTTAGTGGTGACGTTGTCAAGATTGGGGTGTTAACCGACCTATCTTCAACCTATTCTGATTTGGCTGGTCCTGGTGCGGTGATTGCCGCCAAAATGGCTATCGCTGACTTTTCTAAAGACGGCACAGTGATTGGTAAAAAGATTGAACTCGTTAGCGCAGACCACCAAAATAAAGCAGACATTGCTGCTAATAAAGCGCGCGAATGGTATGACAAAGATGGCGTTGACGTGATTGTTGAATTGGTTTCAACCAACGTTGCGTTGGCTGTAATGGAAGTGGCCGAACAAAAGAACAAAATTACTTTGGTTTCTGGTGCAGCATCTTTGCCAATTACCAATGAAAAATGTACAGCCAATAACGTTCATTGGACTTATGACACCTATGCGCTTTCCAACGGAACAGGCAAGGCGGTTGTAAAGCAAGGTAAAAAGAATTGGTACTTTATTACTGCTGACTATGCATTCGGCGCTGCATTGGAAAAAGATGCAACCGGTGTTGTGACTGCTAACGGTGGAAAAGTATTGGGCACCAGCAAGCATCCTTTCCCAAATAGCGATTTCTCTTCTTACCTCTTAAAAGCTCAAGCCAGTGGCGCCGATGTTGTGGCCTTGGCAAACGCTGGTCAAGACACCATTAATACCGTAAAACAGGCTTCTGAATTTGGTATCAAT contains these protein-coding regions:
- a CDS encoding ABC transporter ATP-binding protein codes for the protein MTMALEVKNLESWYGESHILHGVNFAVRDGEVVTLLGRNGAGRSTILKSILGLTSKRTGSVQVYGAETVGMPTYKIARLGVGFCPEERGIFASLSTEENLLLLPEVAPGGMGLDEIYEMFPNLYERRNSPGTRLSGGEQQMLAMARILRTGAKLLLLDEITEGLAPVIVQKLGEVVTSLRNKGFTIVLVEQNFRFAAPLADRHYVVEHGNVVEVVQQNELAEKATLLNEYLGV
- a CDS encoding ABC transporter substrate-binding protein; the encoded protein is MKLKQITASLVAATMFASNPVFAQSGSKVSGDVVKIGVLTDLSSTYSDLAGPGAVIAAKMAIADFSKDGTVIGKKIELVSADHQNKADIAANKAREWYDKDGVDVIVELVSTNVALAVMEVAEQKNKITLVSGAASLPITNEKCTANNVHWTYDTYALSNGTGKAVVKQGKKNWYFITADYAFGAALEKDATGVVTANGGKVLGTSKHPFPNSDFSSYLLKAQASGADVVALANAGQDTINTVKQASEFGINKKQTVVPLLMFITDVHSLGLNAAQGMYLTEGFYWDKDDKTRAFAKRFILQHKRMPSMVQAGVYSSVLAYLNAVQKAGTDDTQAVMKALKSTNIDDGLFKGKIRADGKFEHDMYLLEVKKPSESKSPWDYYHVRAVIPAAEATQPLSLSRCKLVTNK